The genomic region CATCGGCAGGCACAAGCCGTCGGGCCCGTGGATGTGGGTGTCGTCGTACCACCACTGCGGCGTGGGGCGCTTGAAATCGGTGCCGGTCGAGTACCAGTGGTTCTGCTCGCGCACGATGACCTCGCCGCTGCGCGGACAGCTCACCGAGTCGTTGGCCCAGCCGCCGCCGGCCGCCACCCACACCACGTGGGGGCTGTCGTAGGCCGCGGACGTCATCAGCACGTCGTCACAGTTGGCCACGATCACCGCGCCGGGGTGCCTGGCCAGACCGCCGCGCAGCGTGCGCTCGATGTGGTTGATCTCACCCACCCGGTCGAGCTGATCGCGCGAGAGGTTCAGCAGCACGATGACGGCCGGGTCGACGGCATCGGCCACGTGGGGCACGTGCATCTCGTCGACCTCGAGGGCCGCCAGCCTCGCGTCGCGGGTGCCGGCGAGGGCGGCGATGAGGCCGGCGTCCATGTTGGCGCCCTCGGCGTTGGTGGCGACGGGACCCATCGTGGCGAGCGCGGCGGCGGTCATTCGCGTGGTGGTCGACTTACCGTTCGTGCCGGTCACGACCACCGAGCTGCGGCCCTTGCCGAGCTGTCCGAGGATCGAGGGGTCGAGCGTCATGGCCACGAGCCCGCCGATCATGGCGCCCGCTCCGCGGCCGGTGACCCGCGAGGCCCACCGAGCTGCGGCTCCAGCTCCGAGGGCGAGACGTCCGCGCGTGGTGACCATCCACGGCAGTCTAGAAGGCGGGAAGTGGGCGGGCGACACGCGGCGCTGAGGGTCCGGGGATGTCGGGCCGCCGTGTCATCCTGGCGTTTGTGAGCCAATCTGCCGCAAGTCGCCCCCATGGCGGCTCATGGGGCCGGCCCGCCGCCGAACCCGGTGCGGGCTGGGCGGTCGTGGATGTGGAGACCTCCGGGTTTCACCCGCGGCAGGCTCGCGTCGTCAGCGTCGCCGCGCTGGCTCTTGGGGACGACGGCAACGTCGAGGGCAGCTTCTCCAGCCTGCTCAACCCCGGGGTGGACCCCGGGCCCACCCACGTGCACGGGCTGACCACCGAGATGTTGGAGGGCCAGCCGACCTTCGCCGACGTCGTCGGTCAGCTCAACGAGGTGCTCGCGGGCCGCACGCTGGTGGCGCACAACGTGGCCTTCGACTACTCGTTTCTGACCAGCGAGGCAGAACTCGTCGGCGCCGAACTCCCCGTGGACACCGTGATGTGCACGGTCGAGTTGGCGCGCCGCCTCGATCTGGGCACCGAGAACCTGCGCCTGGAGACCCTGGCCGCGCACTGGGGGGTCACCCAGATGCGGCCCCACGATGCGCTGGACGACGCGCTGGTCCTGGCCCAGATCCTCAAACCCGCCCTGGCCGGCGCGCTCGACCGCAGGGCGTGGCTGCCGGTGCGTCCGGTGACGCGGCGGCGCTGGCCCAGCGGGCAGGTCACTCATGACGAGTTGCGTCCGCTCAAGACGATTGCGGCCCGGCTGCCCTGCCCGTATCAGAACCCCGGCCGGTTCGTCTCAGGCAGACCGTTGGTGCAGGGGATGCGGGTGGCGATGTCCGCCGAGGTGCGCCACACCTACGAGGAGCTCATCGAACGTGCACTGCACGCGGGGCTGGCATACACCGAGACGGTCGATCAGCAGACATCGCTGGTCGTGTGCGATGAGGTCGAGCCGGATCAGGGCAAGGGCTACCAGGCCGGCGAGATGGGTGTCCCGCTGGTCAGCGACGCCGACTTCATGGATCTGCTGGACCGTGTGGTCGGCGGCCGGGACGTCGAGGAGTTCGCCGACCCGACCCTGACCGGCGATCAGTTCACCCTGTTCTGAGCGGGGTCTCCGGCGCGACGTGACCTCGCCACTCGCGTGGTGAGATCCCATGCGTCGAGCGGAACAGTCGGGCGAAGTAGCCGGCGTCAGAGATCCCGACTCGACGCGCGACCTCGGCGATCGGCATGTCGGTTCCGGCGAGCAGCGCCCGTGCCTCGGTCATTCGGCGCTTGGTGATCCATTCCTGAACCGTGCGCCCGGTGCGGCGACGCACGACGGTGGTCAGATGCCCGGGTGTCAGCCCGAGCTCATGGGCGACGTCCTTGAGTGAGAGCGGCAGGCCCACCCGGCGATCGATGACGGCGAAGACGTCGGCGACGATCGGGTCGTTACTGCGGCGCAGGTCGCCGACGACGTCGTCGGTCATCCGGGCGAGGTCGATGAGCAGCAGGGTCAGATGCGCCAGCACGGCCTGCCGATAGCCGTCGCGTCGATCGGAGAGTTCGGTCTCGAGCGACTCGATTCCGCTTTCCCAGAAGGGCTTTCGTGCATCAGGCAGCTGGAGATGAAGCAACCCGCCAGCGGTGCCGTGCACGAACGGGAACAGCAGTGGATGACTGCGCCAGGATGGCCAGGGCGATCGAGCGCCGCCTTCGAGTGCCGCCGGATCGAAGAAGACGGCGGCACCGCGCGTCTTGTCGGCCGCCCAGACCGGGTCTATCGCGTCACCCGCCGCGGCGACGTGAACCGATGCGGTGTCGGGCAGGTACAGCAGAATCGGGAAGTCATGGATATGGCGGCGCTTCTCGGGAAGGCCATCGCGCTGTAGCCGAACCACTGACACCGGTGGTGTCGCCGGATCGGTTGGGTAGTCGTAAACCGGGATTCCGTCGTCGTGGCGAACCAGTCGGGCCGACGGCGTCATGATCCGAAGATAGTCCCACTTCTCCCAATGATCCAACGACATGTCAGCTGATTTGGCGGCGACGATGGAACTATGACCAAAGATCATCCGCATTCAGTGACGAACTCCTTGGGCCACCGCCATGACTACGTGCCGGCCGCGGGACGGGACTGGCTGCTTCCGAGCTACGACCTCTTCACCCGCCTGCTGGGGATGCCGCCCGCCTACGACGCGCTCATCGCGCAGACCGAGCTGTTCGACGGCGCGCGTGTGCTTGAGATTGGTTGCGGAACGGGCAATCTCACGACGCGCGTGCATCGAGCTCGACCGAGCGCCGTGGTGACGGGGACCGACCCCGATCCGCGAGCGCTCGACCGGGCCAGGCGAAAGTTGCGCAATGCCAGCGCGGTTCGCCTCGAGCAGGGGTATGCGCAGGCGTTGGGTTACGCCGACGGGGCGTTCGATCGGGTGCTGTCGTCGATGATGCTGCACCACCTGGATCACGACGTGAAGGCGGCGGCGGTATCGGAGACGTTCCGGGTCCTGCGGCCGGGTGGCAGCGTGCACATCGTCGACATCGTCGGGGATCGCATGGGGGTGGCCAACGACGCGGAGGTGATTCTTGACCTGTTGCGCAACAGCGGTTTCGAGGCGGCGGATCTGGGCTCGCGGCGACTGCGCTTCGTCGGCCCGGTGACGTTCTATCGCGGCTTGCGTCCCGCGTGACGTCGAGGTCCGGCCGGGTACTGGACCCGGCCGGCCTCGTCGATCAGGCGGCGAGCGCCTTGGCCTTCAGCGAGTCGAACTCAGCCTGGCTGATGGTGCCACCGTCGAGCAGTTGCTTGGCATGCGCGATCTCCTCGGCGGGTGACCGTCCTGCGGCCTGACGGATGTACTCGTCGGTCTGCTGCTTGGCCTCCATGGCGGCCTCCCGCGCCCGCGCGGACATGCCCTGGCCACGGAATATCAGGTACACCAACGCCGTCAGCCAGGGGATCAGGATGAGGAAGACGACCCAGATCGCCTTGACGACGCCCGATGTCTTGTGGTCACGCCAGAACAGGTCCGTGAGGATCTGGAAGAGCACCAGAAGGTAGGCGATCCACGCGAAGATGATGAGAAAGTGCCAGAGGAAGTCCCACGTTGAGCCCCAGTCCACGTCTAACTCCTAAACGCTAGATGCCCGCAAACTTTGCGTGCGCGTCAGTTTAGCCGCGGGCGGCACGGTTCACGGCCGATACGACGGCGCGCAATGAGGCCGTCGTGATGGACGTAGCGATACCCACACCCCACACGGTCCTACCGCCGATCGACGCCTCGACATACGCCGCGGCCTGCGCCTCCTCGCCCGAGGACATCGCATGCTCGGAGTAGTCGAGCACCGACACGTCGAAGCCGACTTTGCCGATGGCGTCGACGAACGCCGCCAACGGTCCGTTGCCCGCGCCCACGATCTCCTGCTCGACACCGTTGACCTTCACCACGGCGGTGATCGTGTCGATGCCACCGTCGACCTCGGCGGCGTCCACCTTCTGGCGAATCCGCTCCAGCGGCTTGATCGGCGCCAGGTACTCCTCGGCGAAGACATCCCACATCTCCTTGGGAGACACCTCGCCACCCTCACCGTCGGTGATCTTCTGCACCGACTGGCTGAACTCGATCTGCAGTCGCCGCGGCAGCGACAGACCGTGATCGGATTTCATGATGTAGGCGACGCCGCCCTTGCCGGACTGCGAGTTGACCCGAATGACGGCCTCGTAGGTGCGGCCGACGTCCTTGGGGTCGATCGGCAGATACGGCACCTGCCACAGGATGTCGTCGACGTCGGCGTCCGCCTCGTCGGCCGACACCTTCATGGCGTCCAGCCCCTTGTTGATGGCGTCCTGATGGCTACCGGAGAACGCGGTGTAGACCAGGTCGCCGCCGTAGGGGTGGCGCTCGTGCACGGGCAGCTGGTTGCAGTACTCGACGGTGCGCCGGATCTCGTCGATGTTGGAGAAGTCGATCTGCGGGTCGACGCCGCGGCTGAACAGGTTCAGACCCAGCGTCACCAGGCATACGTTCCCGGTGCGCTCACCGTTGCCGAACAGGCAGCCCTCGATCCGGTCCGCACCGGCCTGGTAGCCCAATTCCGCTGCGGCGACGGCGGTTCCGCGATCGTTGTGCGGGTGCAGGCTCAGGATGATCGAATCGCGCCTGGCCAGGTTGCGGCTCATCCACTCGATCGAGTCGGCGTACACGTTCGGGGTGGCCATCTCGACGGTGGCGGGCAGGTTGATGATCAGCGGCACATCCGGGGTGGGCGCGACGATGGCGGAGACGGCGTCGCAGACCTCCTTGGCGTACTCCAGCTCGGTGCCGGTGTAGGACTCCGGGCTGTACTCGAAGCGCCACTGGGTGTCCGGGTACTTCGCCGCCTCCTCGACGCACATCCGGGCCCCGTCGGTGGCGATGGCCTTGACGGCGTCGCGGTCGGCGCGGAAGACCACCCTGCGCTGCAGGATGGACGTCGAGTTGTAGAAGTGCACGATCGCATTCGGGGCGCCGGCGCACGCCTCGAAGGTGCGGGTGATCAGTTCGGGACGGCACTGGGTCAGCACCTGGATGGTGACGTCGGAGGGGATCGCGCCCTGCTCGATGATCTCGCGGACGAAGTCGAAGTCGGTCTGGCTGGCTGACGGGAAGCCGACCTCGATCTCCTTGTAGCCCATTCGCACCAGCAGGTCGAACATGCGCCGCTTGCGAGCCGGGCTCATCGGGTCGATCAGGGCCTGGTTGCCATCACGCAGGTCGACCGCACACCACATCGGGGCTGTCGTCACGACCTTGTCCGGCCAGGTGCGGTCGGCCAGGGTCACTGGCTCGACCTCGTCGGCGAACGTGCGGTACCGATTGACCGGCATCGAGGTGGCGCGCTGGGTGTTCCAGGCGGGCTGGCCGGGGTTGGGCGGGCCCGCGGGAGTGCTGATGGTGCGCGCCGACGTGTAGGCGTCGATCGAATGGGGATTGGGATTGTTCACGGTGTTCTGCTCCGGTTTTGTCTTGTTTGGAACCTCGGGGAGAGGTCAAGACCGGCGCATCAGAAACACCCGCGACGGAGAGCCGGTCTGGTCAGACCCCGTCGCGGCGTCCGAGGAGGAGCACCCGCTGCACGTCGCTCACTGTACGCCGCCGCCCTGCGGCGACCAAAACTCGATTGAGGGCTCCTGTGCGTGGGACTCCTCACACCTGGGAGTCGGGAAACGCGATCACCGACAGGAACCGGATCGGCACCTCTATCAGGTCGACGGGGCCGTGGGAGCCCTCACCGTCGATCTGGAGTGAGTCGCCGGGGTGCAGCCGGTACACCGAGCGGCTGTGGCCGTAGTCCATCACGCCCTCGAGCATGTAGATGAACTCGGTGCCGGGGTGCTGGAACAGCGGGTAGGTCTTGGATTTGTCCGACAGCGTGACGTGCAGGCACTCCAACCGCTTGTGCTCGCCGCGCAGCGACCCGAGCAACCGGTACTCGTGCCCCTCCCGCGTGCCCTCACGCACGATGTGCGCGCCGCCGCCCGACTGGACGAAGGCGGCGGGCCGTTCAACGTCGGCACCGCGAAACAGGCTGGTGACGGGCACGTCCAAACCCTTGGCCAGCAGCGCCAGCGTCGACAGGCTGCACGAGGTCTGAGCGTTCTCGATCTTGGAGAGCATCGCCTTCGAGATACCGACCCGCGTGGCCATCTCAGCCACGGTGAGGCCATGCTGCTGCCGTAGCTTGCGCACGTTTGCGCCGATGGCCGTCTCGATCTCGACCTCGTCGACGGGCCGCGCCGGATCGCGGTCGCGGGCGCTGCCGGACACGTTGCGAAGCAACCCGTCCTCTGGTGTGCGCGGACGCGGCACATCATCGTCAACAGGGCTCACGGGTCCATTCTCTCGCTCGGTGGCTAGCGCATCTCACCCGCACCGACGTACGGGTACGGGCTCCGCAGGGGCGCGCCGTCGGCGAACCGGGTGAGCCGGAAGTCGCTCGCCGGGATGCGGGCATCGGCACTGGCGCCGTCGATCACCAGATCGGCGACCAGCCTGCCCACGGCGGGCGCGATCTTGAAGCCGTGCCCGCTGAATCCCGCGGCCACCAGCAGGCCGTCGATCCCGGTCGGCGAGATCACCGGATTCCAGTCCGGGGTGACGTCATAACAGCCGGCGTAGCTGCCGCTGATCGCCGCGTCGGTCAGGCCGGGGAAGCGGGTGCCGACCCGGTCGACGACGAGGTCGACGAACTGCTCGGTGGCCCGGTTGAGGTAGCCGTCGGGGTCGGCGGTCTCGCAGTGCGACAGGTCGCTGTTGCCGAACAGCAGTTCGCCGTTGGGCTCGGGCCGGATGTACTGCAGCGACACCAGGTCGGAGAACACGGGCAGTCGGTCCACGACGCACTTCTCGATGCCCGGCGCGATCAGCACGATCTGCTCCCGGACCACCTCGATGGGGACGTCGACGCCATACGGCGCGAGGAAGGGACGTGTCCACACCCCGGTCGCGACGACGACGCGTTCCGCCGCGATCGCCTGCCCGTCGCGCAGGCGCACACCCGTCACGCGGTCGCCGTCGAGCAGCAGGTCGGTAACCTCGGCTCCCTGCCTGATCCGGACACCGGCCGCACGGGCAGACGCCGAGAACGCCTGCGCGGTCAGATAGGCGTCGCCGTATCCGCCGCGGGCCTCCCAGCCGAACGCGCCGAACGGTGTCAGGTCGGCATGCGGCCACAGCCGGGCCACCTCGGCTGGGTCGATCTCCTCGGTCTGCACCCCCACCGCGCGCTGCGCGGCGAGACTCTTGCGCAGCGCATCGACGTTCTGCTCGCCGACGCCGACGACGTAGCCGCTCTGACGGAACCCGATGTCGGTGACGTCCTCACCGAAGTGGGACTGCGGATTCTCGAACACCTCGAGACTGGCCGTGGCCATCGCGGCGAGTGAACTCACGCCGTAGTGGCAGCGAACGACGCCCGAGGACTTGCCGGTCATGCCTGCACCGACGGTGTTGCGTTCGCACACAACGACATCGGTGACGCCGCGCGCCGCGAGCGCCCACGCCGCCGACGCGCCCTCGATGCCACCTCCGATGATGACGACGTCCGCGGTCTGTCTCACTTTGCTCCTCGCGTCCGCGGCGTCACACGCCGGCCCCGGGGATCCAGTTCGTGCCCGCCAACGGGACGCGCGCCATCGCGGCCGCCTCGATCGACACGGCGACGAGATCCTCGGGTTCGAGGTGGCAGACATGTGCCTTGCCGCAGGCGCGGGCGATGGTCTGCGCCTCCATGGTCAGCACGCTCAGATAGTTCGCCAGCCGGCGTCCGCCCTCGATCGGGTCGAATCGCGCCGCCAGTTCCGGGTCCTGGGTGCTGATCCCCGCCGGGTCCCGACCGTCCTGGAAGTCGTCGTAGAAACCCGCTGCGCTGCCCAGCTTCTCGTACTCTGCCGCATAGCGGGGATCGTTGTCGCCGAGCGCGATGAGCGCGGCGGTGCCGATGGCGACGGCGTCGGCGCCCAGCGCCAGTGCCTTGGCGACATCGGCGCCGCTGCGGATGCCGCCGGACACGATGAGCTGAACGCCCTTCTTTCCCGTCGCTCCGCTCGCCCCGGTCCGGTGGACGCCCAACTCGGTGAGCGCCTGCACGGCCTGCGGCAGCGCGGCCAGCGTCGGAATGCCGACGTGTTCGATGAACACGTCCTGGGTGGCGGCGGTGCCACCCTGCATACCGTCCACGACGACGACGTCGGCGCCGGCGTGCACGGCGAGCTTCACGTCGTAGTAGGTGCGGGTGGCACCGACCTTGACGTAGATCGGCTTCTCCCAGTCGGTGATCTCGCGCAGCTCGTTGATCTTGATGGTCAGATCGTCGGGCCCGGTCCAGTCCGGATGTCTGCACGCCGAGCGCTGGTCGATGCCCGCGGGCAGGGTGCGCATACCCGCGACCCGGTCGGAGATCTTCTGGCCCAACAGCATTCCGCCGCCACCGGGTTTCGCGCCCTGGCCGAGCACCACCTCGATGGCATCAGCCCTGCGCAGGTCGTCGGGGTTCATCCCATACCGTGACGGCAGATACTGGTACACCAGATGCTTGCTCTGGCCGCGTTCCTCGGGCGTCATACCGCCATCGCCCGTCGTGGTCGATGTACCGGCAGCGCTGGCACCGCGACCGAGCGCCTCCTTGGCCGGGCCCGACAGTGCGCCGAATGACATGCCCGCGATGGTCACCGGGATATCCAGGTGCAGTGGGTGTTTGGCGTGCCGGTCGCCGAGGACCACGTCGGTGCCGCACCGTTCGCGATACCCCTCCAATGGGTATCGCGACATCGACGCACCCAGGAACAGCAGATCGTCGAAGTGTGGCAGCGGGCGTTTGGCACCCCAGCCGCGGATGTCGTAGATACCGGTGTCGGCGGCGCGTTGGATCGCGGCGATGGTGGCCCGATCGAAGGTCGCCGATTCACGCAGGCCCAGCCGGGCCCGCTCGTCTGCCGTGGTCATCAGTAGCTTCCTGCGTTGTCGACGTGGAAGTGGTAGAGGTCGCGGGCCGACCCGTACCGCGTGTAGCCGGCGGTGTCGTCCTCGCCGTAACCGGCCGCCTTGAGGAGACGTCCGAGTTCCTCGTGATGTTCGGGCCGCATCGGCTTGGCGATGCAGTCCGCACCCAGCGAGGCGACATCGCCGCGCACGTAGAGCCTGGCCTCGTAGATCGAGTCGCCCAGTGCCTCCCCGGCGTCGCCGCGCACCACCAGGGTGCCGGCCTGGGCCATGAAGGCGCTCATGTGGCCGATGTTCCCGCCGACGACGATGTCGACACCCTTCATCGAGATCCCGCACCGCGCAGCGGCATTGCCCTCGATGACCAGCAGACCGCCGTGTGCCGTCGCACCCGCGGACTGCGACGCGTTGCCCTTGACCCACACGACGCCGCTCATCATGTTCTCGGCGACCCCGGTGCCCGCGTTGCCGTCGATGACGATCTCGGCCTGCTGGTTCATGCCCGCGGCGTAGTAGCCGACGTGCCCGGCCACCGTGACCCTCACCGGGGCGTCGACGCCGACGGCCACGTTGTGCGCGCCCGCGGGGTGCTCGATCACGAACTCGCCCATGAGATTCGGTGCGTGCAGTGCGCTGTTGACGTCGCGCAGTGCAGTTTTGGCGAGGTCGAATGTCATCTGGTCCACGCGTACACCACCTCGGGCTCGGGCTCCCAGATCGAGGCGCGCTCGACGCCGGGCAGGCCGGACAGTGCGCGGTACTCGCTGGCCATCGCCACCCAGTCGTCGGTCTCGGCGATGACGGCGGGCTTGCAAGCTATGGCGTCGCGTACGACGGCGAACGAGTCGCGGTTGGACACCAGCAGCGTGTAGAAGCCGTCGAACGTGGCGCAGAGCTCCTTCAGCGCGGTCTGCACGTCGCGGCCCCTGGCGAGCTGGTCGGCGACGAACCGCGCGCCGACCTCGGTGTCGTTCTCGCTGTCGAAATGCACACCGGCGGCCCGCAGTTCGCGACGGATGGTGGCATGGTTGGCGAACGAACCGTTGTGTACCAGGCACTGATCGGGTCCGACGGCGTAGGGATGCGCACCCGAGGGGATGACGGCGGACTCGGTGGCCATCCTGGTGTGCCCCACACCCTGCCAACCGGTGGCCCCGGCCAGGCCCCACGCGTCGGTGAGTGTCCTGGGATGTCCGACGCCCTTGAGCACGGCGAGATCGTTGCCGAAGCCCGCGATGAGTGAGTCGGGATAGACGGCGCTGACAGCCGAGCTCAACGTCTCCGGTGCCGTGTCCGCGGTGATCAGATATGTCGCGTCCAGCACCGAAACCGTCACCGGTGCACCGAGTTCGACGCCCACCGCAGTCTGTACCGCATCGGCTGCGTCGGTCAGCTCGAGAACCGAGACGCACGCCCGGCCCGGTGGTGTCCAGATTGGGTCGCCGTAGACGGCGACACCCGCCGAGTCGCTACCTCGGTTGGACATCTCGCACAGCATGCCGGTGAGTAGCTCACCGAGCCGGGGATGAAGTTCGGGGTTGCGCAGATGCAACCCCACGATGCCGCACATGGATTGTCTCCCTGGTCCTTTCGTGTCGATGATCAGAATGCGGTGAGGTACTTGTCGACCTCCCACGGGCTGACCTTGCTGTGGTACTCGAAGAACTCGGTGCGCTTGAGGTCGGCGAAGTAGCCGGACACACCGGCGCCCTCGGCGTCGAGGACACCGGTGATCAGCGGATCGGCCTGCAGATCGTCGACCGCGTGCAGCAGCGTGGGCGGCAGGGTGCGGGCGGAGCCGGAGCCCAGCTCCCCGGGGTCGAGGCTGCGCTTGATGCCGTCGATACCCGCCCCGAGCGCCGCGGCGATCGCGAGATAGGGGTTGGCCGAGCCGTCACCGCCGCGCATCTCGATGCGCTGGTCATCGGGCACCCGGATGTAGTGGGTGCGGTCGTTGCCGCCGTAGGTCGGCGTCCTCGGTGCCCACGACGCACCCGAGGCCGTGGTGAGTGCACCGGTTCGCTTGTAGGAGTTGACCGTCGGGCCCACCACGGCCTGCAGGGCGCACGCGTGGTCGAGGATGCCGCCGATGAACGCGTACGCCGTGTCCGAGAGGCCGAGGCCGCGGGCGTCGTCCGCGTCGGGGAACACCGGTGTGCCGCCACTGGTGAGGGAGAGGTGGAAGTGCAGCCCGCTGCCGGTGCGGTCGGCGAACGGCTTGGGCATGAACGTCGCGATCATGCCGCGCTGGGCGGCGATCATCGACAACAGGTAGCGCAGCGTCACCACCCGATCGGCGGTGGTCAGGGCGTCGGCGAACTCGAAGTTCTGCTCGAACTGGCCGTTGCCGTCCTCGTGGTCGTTGGCGTAGTTCGACCAGCCGAGCGAGTTCATCGCTGTCGAGACGGTCGTCAGATGCTCGTACATGCGGGTCACGCCGCGCGCGTCGTAACAGGGCTGGGATGCGGTGTCGTCGACGTCTGCGGTGGCCAGACCACCATCGGCGTCGCGCCGGAGGAGGAAGTACTCGACCTCCGCGCCGACCCAGGGTTCGAAGCCGGCGTCGGCGGCGCGGGCGATCAGCGACTTGAGGATGACGCGTGGCGCGTATGGCCACGGCTTGCCCT from Mycolicibacterium sp. YH-1 harbors:
- the glnT gene encoding type III glutamate--ammonia ligase, whose product is MTNGSDTLAERAEAAGTKFILALFVDLRGKPCAKLVPVEAIDMLATDGVGFAGYAVGAMGQEPKDPDLIAIPDPASFTPIPFIKDGLAIVHCDPHVEGKPWPYAPRVILKSLIARAADAGFEPWVGAEVEYFLLRRDADGGLATADVDDTASQPCYDARGVTRMYEHLTTVSTAMNSLGWSNYANDHEDGNGQFEQNFEFADALTTADRVVTLRYLLSMIAAQRGMIATFMPKPFADRTGSGLHFHLSLTSGGTPVFPDADDARGLGLSDTAYAFIGGILDHACALQAVVGPTVNSYKRTGALTTASGASWAPRTPTYGGNDRTHYIRVPDDQRIEMRGGDGSANPYLAIAAALGAGIDGIKRSLDPGELGSGSARTLPPTLLHAVDDLQADPLITGVLDAEGAGVSGYFADLKRTEFFEYHSKVSPWEVDKYLTAF
- a CDS encoding glutamine amidotransferase, producing MCGIVGLHLRNPELHPRLGELLTGMLCEMSNRGSDSAGVAVYGDPIWTPPGRACVSVLELTDAADAVQTAVGVELGAPVTVSVLDATYLITADTAPETLSSAVSAVYPDSLIAGFGNDLAVLKGVGHPRTLTDAWGLAGATGWQGVGHTRMATESAVIPSGAHPYAVGPDQCLVHNGSFANHATIRRELRAAGVHFDSENDTEVGARFVADQLARGRDVQTALKELCATFDGFYTLLVSNRDSFAVVRDAIACKPAVIAETDDWVAMASEYRALSGLPGVERASIWEPEPEVVYAWTR